The Gossypium arboreum isolate Shixiya-1 chromosome 6, ASM2569848v2, whole genome shotgun sequence DNA window TAAAAGTATTGCTTAGTTATTACTTCATAAATTAAATTGCGAGTACAAGGGAAGCAGGTCTATCCTTCGTGTTCTATTTGATGAAGAGGATATACATTATTTTTGCTCAAGTAATAAGAAAGGATTAGACTCTGGATTTTTCAAGCACAAATGCTACGCACAGAAACTTGAaagcaaattaaaaataaatagtaaaattttaactGAATTGATGTTCTTAGCTCCTACCGTGATAATTGGAAGCAGTGGACCAAATATCTCTTCATTCATGATCAGTGAATCTTGTGGGACATCAAGCAAGATAGTGGGAGCAATCTTCCTGCgccattaaaagaaaaaaatattaacaGTGTTAAAATGCTCAGTTCACTTAAAAAGTGAAGCAAAACCCAGGTTAGAACTCACAAGTTCGATTTATCTCTTTCACCTCCATAGACAATCTTACTTGAAACCTTGTCCTCATCTAAAAGCTTTAGCAAACGGGCAAAGTGATTAGAATTCACTACGCGAGACAAGTCTTTTGACTCCAATGGATTTTTGCCATAAAATCGCTCCAATTCACATTTGAAAGAATCTACCTGCAGAATGAAAAGTGCTTGAGAAGAAAGATTGAAAAGAACTAGATTACAAATGTAAACATAAACAGGTAACCTTACCAACTCCACAGCATAATCCTTTGTTGTAATGATGTAGTCGGGAGAAATACAGGCTTGTCCATTATTACATCCCCACTTGCCTGCAATTATCCGCCTAGTTGCAACCTAAAAATACACACAAAAAAATGTCAGTAAGTTACAAAGAAAGCAGACATCACGGTAAAATAAACATTACCCTTACCTGTAAATTGATGCCTGAATCAACAATAACTGGACACTTTCCTCCAAGCTCCAAAACAACTGGTGTTAAGTGCTTTGCAGCAGCTGCCATCACAATGCGTCCAATTCTTCCATTGCCTAAAAATTCAAGGGTGTTTTGATTCATAATACTTCTTATcagaaatgaaataatataaatacTACATCATGACAATCCCTTATGCATCAATAATAACCATAAACTGAAACTTAGTACTTCTGGAAGAGCACTAAAATTTTTCCAtatgatttaatccttttgaaaacacaatttaaggaATACCATCATTGAAGAGAATCCAAAAACAGCATATCACCACACCACTATCTTTGTAAAGCATCAAATATATCTAATATGCTAAAGCGAAATCCTCTAAAACCATCTTCAGTTCTTTCCAGATCCTCACCATTATGCCAGTTGTACATCCTTATTCCAACAAAACCTTGAGTAGTACGAGCATTGCAATTTTCAACAGTCTTTATCATGGTTTAACACATTAGCTTCAGCCAACCAAGGAACTATGTAACTTTCTAAATATCCCATTAAGGATTTGCTGTATTTCTATCTAATTAACTCAAGGAGGAATAAGATTCATGTCGAAGTGAGATTTCAATTATTAGAGCCCAGCTTAAAGCCCTAATGTTTCGTGCTTTTTAGTTGTCCCAAACCAGATAAAGGATGACGGTTGAGTATGCTGGCCTGGTATGCAGCAGCCAGTGTAAAAAGATAACCACAAACAATCAACATATATCCTAGCGAGGAAAGGATTGCCAGGAGAATCTACAAATAGCGCTTATTAAGATAACCTCTTCAATGACAAAGGGGAATCATTATAACTCATCAATTGTCGCCATCAATCTCTTCTTCACTAGCACAATTTAAGAATTCAAATCCAATCCTTCCCAACTGTTTGGTAATAAGTATTAGAAAGCTACAATCTTGCACCATCTTTGAAAGAAAACTTCTCGAAGCATGATGCACATATGAACCCTATAACCCTATAATCCAATTGTCAAAGTGTGCATCATTTTGACATAAAAGATCAAGCTAGAGGAGAAGGTAAAAGGATGGTAAATGAAATGAACAAGATACCTGTATACATTATTTTGTCCCACTTTTGCTCGAGTAGTGCTGTTGTTTCAGGAACAGCCCCTTCAACAACCTTTATGCAAGAGCTATCCATGTAATTCGCTACCAGCTTTGCAAGCAATGATGCAGTGGCTGGAGAAATTTCTGATGGCTTTAAGACTATAGCATTACCAGCTGCAATAGCTCCAATAACCGGATCAAGAGACAGCACTGAAAAAAGAAATGCAATAATTAAATATAAGAGGGGTGataaaaaaaagacaaaagaCAGTTCTGGACATGTCCTTAAGGATGTTCAACATACATAAAGGATAGTTCCATGCTGAGATTACTAACACGACACCCAATGGCTCAGATACTATTTCAGCGGATGATGGAAATGTAGCCAATGAAGTTTTTGCCTGCAGAAAAGGGAAAGCTAATCATATTCAACTCTTTTAATGTCAAGAAGAATCCTTCATGAAAGCTTCCACCCAGCTGAGAGGTCTTGAAAAAGTTTACCTTTTCTGGCATCATCCAATGCTTCATTTTTTTCAGTGCCAATTTACAGGAGTTCTTTAGCATTGCTATCTGCAGAGTAAACCAAGCCAAATCAGAGGAAGACCAAAAATGTAGTATTTCATTTGGGACTTACATAGAGAAGAACTATGGAAGAAAATTCTGGAGGCTAAGTTTAAACAACTAATATAGTGTTGCCTACTCCATGGTACCGTGTTTCAGAATAGCATGATACTCCTAGATTTTAACAATCAGGTGTAGTCTAAAATGTCAACTACTAAGAATTATACAAATTTAACAAGAGAAAGACAACTCCAGATAAAATTGTCTATGTGACAATATTTCAGTTCCTCCTGAACAAGtcatcttaataattttttttttatcagtTAAAAGCCTAAAAACATATAGTAGGAAGCTAATCAAAGCACTTAATAAAAATGGACACTAAGACCGAGAAGAACCATTTAGAAAACCTAAATAAAGAATCTCCTTGTTGAACTTCATTCGCTATTAAATTAATCAACTTAAGCACAGAAACCAACTTCAATGAAGATATAAGTTTAAGCACTTCGCTCAGATACTTCTGCTTTTAAACATGTAGCAAACAATTATCATTATAATCAGATAACTGCTGAAAGTTGAAATAATTCTTTAGAATTGAAATAATCAATGTTCATCTAGATTTTAAATTCCCTATTATCCAGTGACTCTCACATTAATCCTTCACAAATCACAGTTATAATTATCCTTGGGGTTGACTATCTGTAATAGCCAAAACTCCAATCATCACATTATGTTCAAAATAACAATAGATAACAAGACATGTCTCTGTGTGTGTGTAACTATTCTCTTTCTTCCAGTTTTTATCCAGCTACTAAAGTAATTCCCTGCATTCAAATTCAAGTTCAACTCTACTAGTTAAGGCTGAACTCAGCAATTATCCAACCCAAAGCCTGAAAGTAATAATTCTAAAGAATCGTCGAAGTGGAACTATCAACTTTCTGTAGGGAAAAAAAGgctgaaaaaaaaagaagaaaacacCAAAAACGGATAGATTTTCTGGATACAGTTACATCCTGTCGGTACATTTCCTGACAATGTCTGCTAGTTGGATTAGCAATAAATCTTGGAGTACTTGAGTTCTACCCGTTTAGAACTATCGAGTATTTAATGGCTAGCAATTATTTTCTAAAGCCTGAAAATGACCGACCATTTCCGTGAGAGAAAAGCCAACTGTTTGCATGTCATAAATGCTACTTCTTTCCACCAAGATTTCAAGTGTGTCACGCATTTTTGAACCTCTAAAAACATTGCACACCAAAAAAACAATCTTTAATTCCCAAAATTTCCCAATTGCGTGATTCATGAATTTCAGGATACCCACTTGAAAGTTATAGCGAAACAAGGTTTCACAAGAATTTATAAGTAACACAAAGGATATCTATTTGTATGGGAAAAGAACAAACAGAGCCAATCAGCTTTAAACAATTGAAGCAAAAACAGCTTTAGAGACAAAAAAAGTGGTTGAAGTTCTTTATTAGGAACCAAATATATTCTAATTTCTGGAGACAAGTCGACTATCAATTAAAGTTTTTACTTAAACTTACAATTAAAATCTGAATTAAGTCaaggtgatttttttatttttaaaaaaactcaTAGTTGATTAGGCATCAAGTATCGGAAATAGCTGACTTTCAGCCGCCCATTGACTCCGTACTAATACTATGATCCATAGTTCATGATATAACTCCACCGCCTTCTcatcaattttaaatttaatcaaataaaaaacAATTCT harbors:
- the LOC108486541 gene encoding aldehyde dehydrogenase family 3 member H1 isoform X2 → MASEVEKKAVFDIDSAKEVVQELRASFVAGKTKDYEWRRTQLKAMLKMMDENEPQIVAALRDDLSKPELESSIYEIAMLKNSCKLALKKMKHWMMPEKAKTSLATFPSSAEIVSEPLGVVLVISAWNYPLLLSLDPVIGAIAAGNAIVLKPSEISPATASLLAKLVANYMDSSCIKVVEGAVPETTALLEQKWDKIMYTGNGRIGRIVMAAAAKHLTPVVLELGGKCPVIVDSGINLQVATRRIIAGKWGCNNGQACISPDYIITTKDYAVELVDSFKCELERFYGKNPLESKDLSRVVNSNHFARLLKLLDEDKVSSKIVYGGERDKSNLKIAPTILLDVPQDSLIMNEEIFGPLLPIITIDKVEDSFDLINSGTKPLAAYMFTNNKKLKEKFVEKVSAGGLVINDTTVHLAEPTLPFGGVGDSGMGAYHGKFSFDTFSHKKAVLYRSFAGDAPLRYPPYTNGKLRLLKALLGGSILGIIRALMGWSKA
- the LOC108486541 gene encoding aldehyde dehydrogenase family 3 member H1 isoform X1 — translated: MASEVEKKAVFDIDSAKEVVQELRASFVAGKTKDYEWRRTQLKAMLKMMDENEPQIVAALRDDLSKPELESSIYEIAMLKNSCKLALKKMKHWMMPEKAKTSLATFPSSAEIVSEPLGVVLVISAWNYPLLLSLDPVIGAIAAGNAIVLKPSEISPATASLLAKLVANYMDSSCIKVVEGAVPETTALLEQKWDKIMYTGNGRIGRIVMAAAAKHLTPVVLELGGKCPVIVDSGINLQVATRRIIAGKWGCNNGQACISPDYIITTKDYAVELVRLPVYVYICNLVLFNLSSQALFILQVDSFKCELERFYGKNPLESKDLSRVVNSNHFARLLKLLDEDKVSSKIVYGGERDKSNLKIAPTILLDVPQDSLIMNEEIFGPLLPIITIDKVEDSFDLINSGTKPLAAYMFTNNKKLKEKFVEKVSAGGLVINDTTVHLAEPTLPFGGVGDSGMGAYHGKFSFDTFSHKKAVLYRSFAGDAPLRYPPYTNGKLRLLKALLGGSILGIIRALMGWSKA